The genomic window TTGCCATTTGTGCAGCTGCGCAAGGTTTGGTAACCTATCATTTGTTAAATGCTAAGCCAAGCGCCTATGTATTGGCTTTCCTGTTTTTCTCCACGTTACTAATTTACAACTTAGCCGTTTTACTGTCTAAACCAAAAGAACCGCAAAAATCTCCTTTTAAAAGAGTGAGATGGATTTTTGCACATCACAGGTTAACTATATCTACCACTTTAATTTCGGTGCTTTGCCTTATCCCTTTGGGTTTGCTGTATTTAAGTTTCGAAGCAAAATTGCTGATGGTATTTATAGGTTTACTTTCTGTTGCCTATAATATTCCATTCTTAACCTTAAACGGCAAAAAAATCGGACTAAGAAATATCCCGGGCATCAAATTATTTTTAATTGCTTTTGTTTGGGCCAGCAGCTGTGTTTTACTGCCCATTGTCGAATTAGAGAGTCTGCATCAGATACAAGTTCCGCTAAGCGAAACCGTGTTGTTGGTTGCTAAAAGATTTCTATTTGTTTGTGCCATAACCGTTCCTTTTGATATTAGAGACCTGTTTCAGGACAAGTTGTACGAGCTAAAGACGATACCCGTAGTATTGGGCGAAAAAAAAGCCTGGATTTTTTGCCAAGCCTTGTTAGGTATTTATCTAGTAGCTTTTGATCTTATTCACAAAAGGCATCAACACAGATGTAATTGGATTAACTTTAACAGTAGTACTTACAGGCTGGTTAATCTTCAAATCCAATATCAAGAGAAATGAGTATTTCTACTTCGGATACCTAGACGGAACCATGTTATTGCAATATGTGATATTGGTTCTGTGTAGTTGGTTGAGTGTTGCACTAACTTAAAGACCTCCGTCATCCCAGATTTAGTCTGGGATCGTAATGCGATAAAAAATAGAATAACTATTCGCTTTAAGATTCCCGCCTACGCGGGAATTACGTGATGATGAACGTATGTGAGAAATCTACAAGTTTAAACACATCCTCAAAACAGATTTCTCACATAGGTTCGAAATGACGCAACGATGAAAGTTAATTCAAATAATACAACTTAACTCCCCACATTAAACTTATAACCCACTCCTCTAACCGTTTGCAATAACTGCGGGTTATCTGGATTTACCTCTATTTTCTTACGTAAACGTACAATATGCATATCCAAAGTTCTGGTATTTACATCAGAGTTGTAACCCCAAACTTCCAACATTAAATCTTCTCTACTAATTACTTGGTTAGGGTTGCGCAAGAAATAAAGTAATATCCTGTTTTCAAGAATGGTCAACTCAATCTTCTTACCATCACGAAACAAAGTATGGATATTTGGATGGTGCTCCATATTTCCAAAACGATGGATTTCTGAACGTTCTGCATTTACCAAAAATTTTACCTTGCTTTCTAACATTGCTACCAAAACATCCATATTAAATGGTTTGGTTACATAATCAGAAGCCCCAAACTGATAGGCATCAATTTTATCTACGTCTTGTGCTTTGGCAGTCATCATAATGATCAAACCTTCGAAACCATTTTTACGCACTTCTTCACAAACCTCAGAACCTTCTTTACCGGGCAGCATCCAATCTAGCAATACAATATCTGGTTTTTCTGCAGCTATTGTTTGCACCGCACTGGCACCATCTCCCTCTTCTATAACCTGGTAGCCTTCCGTTTTTAAGCGCATTGCAGTTAAAAAACGCAGGTTTTCATCATCTTCTACAATTAATATTTTAATATCTTTTGACATATTTTTTGAATTTTGAATGAGTAAACGATTGAATGAGTAATTCTTCAAACTAACATCCCTCAATCTATTAGCTTTTATTTAATCATTGATTCCTTTACTCATTTAATCATTGGTTAAATGGTAAAACAATCTTAAATTCTGTTCCTTTATTTACAACGCTCCGAACACTGATTTCGCCTTTCATAAAATTAACAAGTTCTTTGCAAAAAGCCAAACCTAAGCCCACGCTGCCCGCTTGGTTATATTGGTTTTGTATGCGGTAAAACTTCTTAAAGATATTGTTTATTTCTGATGCCGGAATACCAATACCCGCATCTTTAAAACGGAGCACAATTTTATCCTTAATTAAACGTGCCGTAATGTGCATTTGTTTTTTATCTGGCTGCGAATATTTGTAGGCGTTCTCTAACAAATTATCAAATAAACTGCCTAATAAAACCGGATCTGTAGTAAAATGAGTAAAGTCGGTTACTTCGTAGCTTAACTTAAAATCTGGGTGTTTTAGCTGGTGCACATCGATGGTGCTTTCTATAAATTCGGTAATGTTTACCCTATCTTCATTTAGCTTAACGGCTTTGTTCTCAATTTGCGTAAAGGCCAGTAGTTTATTCATCAATCCGTTCAGCTTATCGGCCTCTTCATCTAATATTTTGCCGTACAATTTTTGCTCCCTTTCTGAAATACTTGCCGCACTTTTAATGTTGTTGCCTGCTATTTTGATTACGCTTAATACCGGTGTTTTAAACTCGTGGGTTAAATTGGTAATAAAATCATATTGCAGCTTAAACATCTTATGGTTAATGTTTAGGTTTCTATAAATTAAAAATGCCACTAAAAGTAGTAAGCCATAAAACAATAAAATGAGTGCCGCTATTGGAAAAAAGTAGCTAAAAATCTCTTTTTTGATGAAAGACTTTGCGGAAATGAAATACAGTTTGTAAGCCGAAAAAGGGCCACCTAAAGTAATTTCTCCAGTTACATATTCCGAAGAAGTTTCTAAAGGATCGTAAGTTACAGGCTCTATGCGTACAGATTGGTAAAGTAATGGCCGGTTGTTCTTAATTTTAATTTTCAACGGATCAAGCTCAAAAGAAAGCATATCCTGTTGGTACACTGGTTCTGATGGCAATTTGGTGTTAATCATCTGCTTGTACACCTTTAAATCTTCAAACCTAGGTATGTTGAAATAATCAATTCTGTTTGGTCTAATGTTAGAAAAGTTACTAAACAAATCTTCCTGACTAGGAACTCTACTTGTATCCAATTTATGTACAAAAGTGTAGAGCTTTAGTGCTAGTTCGTTAAAATTTTCTAACGTGGTGTTACTTGCAATTGAGTTTGTGCCAAAAATTTTTACCGAATCTTCGGGAATATAAGTACCAAACTGATAAACACTTTTCATACCTACAGAAAAGTTGCCAACGTTCAATCCATTTTCTTCGTAGCGGGCATTGCGCACCTCTGCATCAAAAAAAACAACCTTTTTAACAAAAGGATATTTCAGCAAAATGGTATCTACAAATTTTGCGGCGGTAGTAGAATCTAAGTAACCATTATAATAAGAAATTTCGGGCAGTTTATTAAGAAAAAAATCGTTGTACGGCTTTATACTTTCTTCTAAAACGTTGGTTTTTGCCGAAACAAAATCTCCTTCTATTTTCTTCTTGCTAAAATTAAACGCCAAAAAGAGAGAGAGAATAAATAGTACCGAAATTAGGCCAATGAAAGTAACAATCAATGAAAAATTCTTGCGATAACCACTTTCTTTTACAGATTCCTTAGGCATAATTTATCGCTTTCTAAGGTTATCTTTTAAAAAAAGTTCCAGTGCTGCGTAAGATTTTTTTCTAGCTTCTTCCCTGTTTAATACCGATTTGTTATCCTCTTTTTCGAGGTAAGTTACTGGCGAGTTCAGTTTTTTAAGTTCCTTTACAAACTGTACGGCATCATTACCATTAATTCTTGGGTCTTTAGAGTTTTGAGTAATGAATATTGGAATTTTAACTTTATCTGCATGAAAAACTGGCGAAGCTTGCCTCATGTACTCCGCATCTTTATCTGGGTTACCCACCATCTCATAAAACATTTGCAGGTTAGCCGTTAAAAATGGCGGTATGGTTTTAAGGTAACTGAAAAGATTAAGCACCCCTGCACTAGAGCCCGCACATTTGTACATTTTAGGATTGGCAACCGCACTATTGATAGCAACCAAGCCACCAAAACCATAGCCGTAAATGGCTACACGCTGCGGATCTGCAATTTTCTGATCAATTAACCATTGTACACCAGCATCAACATCTTGTTGTATTTTTTGCCCCCATTCTTTAAAACCAGCGGCATAAAATTCTTTACCATAACCAGTAGAACCTCTGTAATTTACCTGCAAAACCGCATATCCTCTGTTGGCCAAAAACTGTACATCAGAGTTAAAGCCCCAACTGTTTCGCTGCCCTGGCCCATTGTGTGGTATAACTACAACAGGCAGTTGCTCTGGCTCTAGCCCTAAAGGCAACGTTAAATAACCGTTTATTTTAAAGCCATCGGCGGTAAGATAGCTGATTGGTTTCATTTCGCACATTTCTTCTTCCTTAATAGAAGGATTAATGTCGCTTAACTTTTTAAGGAAATTATTTTCGGCGTAATACAGATAATATGCTCCTGGGCTACGATCTGTAAAGGTTCTCACGATAAAATGTTGCTCCTTTTTATCGCTATGAATAATCCTAGACTCCGCATCGGGGATTAGCTTTTCCAGATTTTGGAATAGCTGCTTTGCTTCTTCGTTAAGATAGTGTTTCTCTTTCTTCCAAGTTTCGTACACCACAAAATCCATCTTAGCTCGGCGCTTAGAGTATTGTGCTTCAACTACGTTCAAAGTATCATTGGCAAACAACACGTTTTTCTCTTTGCCATTGGTACAATCAATCTCTATCAGCGCATTTTTATCACGGTTTACGTTAGAAATAGCATAAACAATATTTGGTTTACTTTCAGAAAAAGCTACCGGCCATAATGTCGTTTTAAAGTTGTTAGTAATGATTTTTTGAAACGCCTTAGTTTCGTTTTCTCTATACCAAAACGATTCATTTACACCGTCGCTAGAAATGGCCATCCGTAACTTTCCCTTGCTATCGGTAAGCCAATTGGTAAAGTTACCCGGGTTTTTCGCCGCAATAACCATTTGCCCGTTTCTCACGTTTAAACGATAAACATCAAAAACGGTAGAATCTCTTTTGTTACTGGTTACCAGCAAAAATTTATCGTCAATTAACTGATCTTCCAAGAGGCGCACTTTACTCTTTTCATCAGCATTTAAAAGCCGTTCTTCGGTGCCATTTTTATTTACAATGTACAAGTCGGTCTGGAACCTAGTCCCGTCTTTTTCCTTGTAATAAATCAGCTCATCATTACTAACCCAGCAATAAAAATTAATATTGCGCTCTTCCAATTTAGAAACTTCGGTTGTTGCTCCTTTTTCTAAATCTTGTACTACTAAATGTTGTTTTTTATCTTTAAGTGTAAGGTAAGACAGGTATTTGCCATTAGGCGATAGCCGATACAAAGCCCTATCCTGCGTTTTAAAGAAATCATTAACAGGAATTTCCCTTACTTTTTTCTCCCGACTGCAGGCGAAAAGCGCCACCACCACCAATAACCATCCATATTTTTTCACAGCAACCATCATATCACAAAATTACACAACAAAGTACGGTTAAGCCATAAGCATTAACATTGTTACTTATCTTAAAATTTTAGTTAATATCAAATAAAACAAAAAATGGCACTCGATAAAAATACAACGCGTAACATTTAAAATACAAGTTGCGGTAATACGTTATTTTTAATTGAATACGTAATTATAAGTTAAAAAATTTAATTTTAGCAAAGCTGATGCTGGGTTAAAGCTAACAACCACTAATCCTTAAAATAGATGAAACATTTTGTGCTCCTTTTACTGGCTTGCTGCTTATCATCCACTATGTGGGCACAAGATAATGTGGAAGAAGCGTTAGCCTACCAATATTACCAACAGGCCGATTACGAAAAGGCCGCTTCTTTATTAGAAAAACTATTTAACCGAACCAGAAACGATAGCTACTTTGACCTTTATTACACTTCCTTATTAAAAATAAAAAAGTACAATGAAGCAGAAAGTTTGGTAAAACGCTTAATTAAGCAAGCTCCCGATAAGCTAAATTATCAAATTGCTTTGGGCAGGGTTTACCAAGAAAACGGCAAAACGGCCGATGCCAATAAAATTTACTATACCGCTATACAAAATGTAGCAAAAAACGAATTTCAGGTTAGAGATTTAGCCAATTCGTTTTACCGTTTCGAAGCTTATGATATGGCCGTAAATACATTTTTACAAGGCCGAAAAATATTAAACGACGACCAGTTGTTTGCTTTCGAATTGTTAAGTATCTATCGTTTTAAGAAAGACAAAGCGGCCTTAATTAACGAATACTTAAATGCCCTGCCTGCCAACCCACAACTTTTACCACAAGCACAAAGTGTGTTGGCCAACCTTTTCGAGAGCAATAGCGATTACCAGGTTTTACAATCGGCTTTGCTCAAAAAAATACAAAAAGACCCACAAAACGAAATTTATACCGAGCTGCTGATTTGGCAATTTATACAACAAGAAGCCTACGAAATGGCACTTAGGCAGCTTATAGCTCAAGATAAACGTACTAAAAACTCTGCCAATTTATTGTTTAACACGGCCAATACTTTTGTAGCTAACAAAGCATTTGCAACAGCAATTAAAGCTTATGAATATCTGTTAACAAAAGGCCCAGAAAATGAATTGTATCTTCCCTCAAAAATTCAGTTAATTAATGCCAAATATGAACTGGCCTTGCTGGGTAAAACAGAACCAGCAGCAATTAAGGCGCTGGCCGATGAGTTTTCGCAGATCATTACGCAATATGGCATTAACAGCCAAACCATTTTTGCGCTCAAAAAACTATCATATCTACAAGCTTACTACCTTAATGATTTGCCAGCGGCCGAAAAAACTTTAGAACAGGCATTAAAAGTACCAGGCCTGCCAGGTTTAGAGATTGGACAACTAAAGATAGATTTAGGCGACATTTACGTATTGAACAAACAGCCTTGGGAAGCAGTATTGGTTTATGAACAGGTAGCGAAACAATACGATAATTTACCTGTTGCCAGCGATGCCCGTTTCCGTTCGGCAAGGTTATCTTTTTATCAAGGTAACTTTAAGTTTGCCAAATCGCAGGCTGATGTATTGAAAGCTTCTACTTCTCAACTCATGGCTAACGATGCCATAAACCTGAGCTTATTGATTTCTGACAACCTACAGAACAAAAACGACAGCTTAGCTTTGATGATGTATGCAGATGCAGAAATGCTACAGTTTATCAACAATAATTCTGCTGCATTAAAAAAACTCGACAGCATAGACATAGCCTATAAAAACAATAGCTTAGCTGATGATATTTTAATGGCTAAAGCAAGAATTTTTATCAAGGAAAAGGATTTTAGCAAAGCAGAAAATAACTTAAAGCAACTAATTGATAACCATACCAACAGTATTTGGATAGACGATGCCATTTTTACCCTTGCTGAGCTTTATGAAAACAACCTCAACAATTTAGAAGAAGCTAAGAAATTATACCAACGCTTAATTACTGATTTTCCGGGAAGCATGCTGAATACAGAAGCTAGAAAAAGATACCGAAATATACGTGGCGATAATTTAGGCACATAACGTATCTTTGCAACATGTTATTATACAATGTTACGCTAATTATAGAGGAAAGCGCTGTTGAAGAATGGCTAAAATGGATGCAGGAAACACATATTCCTGCCGTACTGGCTACCGAAAAATTTGTTTCTAACCGTTTGCTTAGGGTTTTAGATTCGCCAAATGAAGGTGTTACCTATTGTGCGCAATACGTGGCAGAGAGTTTTGCAGATTACGAAGACTATCAGCTAAACTTTGCACCAGCTTTACAAGCCGAATTGCAACAGAAATTCGAAAATAGATTTGTAGCTTTTAGAACATTAATGGAATTTGTAAACTGATGAATATTATTGAAACTCCGATTAAAGATCTATTTGTACTTGAGCCAAAAGTTTGGAAAGACAATAGAGGATATTTTTACGAAAGCTATAGCCAAAAAGTTTTTGAAGATGCGGGCGTAAAAGTAAATTTTGTACAAGACAATCAATCGTTCTCCCAAAAAGGGGCTTTAAGAGGCTTACATGCACAAGCTAGTCCTTTTGCACAAGGAAAACTGGTTAGGGTAATACAAGGTAGCGTGGTAGATGTAGCTGTAGATATTAGAAAAAACTCTGCTACTTACGGACAACATTTTGCAATAGAATTAAGTGGTGAAAACCACAAACAACTTTGGGTACCACCGGGCTTTTTACACGGATTTTTAACTTTAGAAGACGATACCATCTTTACCTATAAAGTAACCAATTATTACGATAAAGCTTCGGAAATTGGTGTGATGTGGAACGATCCAACTTTGAATATTGATTGGGCCGCATACCTAGATCCTAGCGAGTTTTTATTCTCTGATAAAGATTTAGCGCTAAGCAACTTCGATTCTTTTACATCGCCGTTTTAGTCAGTTTTCGTCTTTGCGAGGCACGAAGCCAGTGGAGAAATCTTTATCGGTTTGCAGGTTTAAGTTGAGCTTAATTACTTGTACAACAAAACCCCTCGCACTAATCTAAATAAATAGCTTCAAATTCTCGTTTCGTACTTCGCCAGAGGCTTAACTTAAACTTGTTGCTACCAGCTGCAGTTATTTGTTAGTTGAATAATATTCTCGATTTGTCAATAACATTTCCATTTCTTGTTTCCAAAATCCATTTTCTTCTATGAGAGCTTTGCTATCTATCTCAATGATTTTCTGTTTTAGGTTCTCATATTGTTCGTCGGTAAAATCACAGTCAATGACGGCATTTTCGCCATTCTCTGCAAGTAGCTTAGATATGAATATTCGATAGACAAGTAAAGTCTGAGCAAGAGTTGAAATTGAACTATTCATATAATAAGATTTAAAATAGTCCTCATGGTCTAGCCAAACAACTTTGTCATTGTCCAATATGTCCAAGGCAATAGGATTTCCGCTTCCGTCAGAACCTATCGAAATAAATCTATTATAGTCATCCTCGAGAAAGTCGTAAAGTTTTGTAAGTAAAATAACTCCATCTTCTGGGTCGTTCGTATCTTTTGCAAATGATAGAAAAGGTGCTGAACTATTCGGAAGACCTGAAACGTTAAAAAAATCGATAGTTGACTTTTGGAAATTTAATCCTTCTAGCTTTTCTAATGGGAATGGGCTGAGAATGTCATTACCTACGGCTATCCACTTACTTTTAAATTCTGTTGCTGTCATTGTCTAACTATTGCTGGTAACTATTAGACTTACGAAGTTTTAGAAACTTCGTAAGTCTTCTCGACCATACATACTCCTCCCCCTTGGGGAGGTTGGGAGGGGCTTTACTGTTTAATCAAATCGTACAACTCATCCAATTTTGGAGAAAGCACAATTTCTATTCTGCGGTTTTTACTTCTACCCTCTGCGGTTGTATTTTCTGCCAAAGGCTGAAACTGACCTTTTCCAGTAGCGGTCATCCTTACACTTTCTACTTTTTGTTCGTCGGTTAAGAAACGGACTACCGAAGTTGCACGCAGTACACTCAAATCCCAGTTATCTTTAATTTGTCCTAGATTGTTTATACGTTGCGAGTCTGTATGGCCTTCTACCGCAATATTAATTTCTGGCTGCTGCTTTAAAACCTCTGCCAATTGGGTTAGTGCCTTCTTACCGTTCTCATCAATTATAATGCTGCCCGAAGGAAACAAAAGCTTATCCGTTAGCGATACGTAAACCTTGCCGTTTTTAACTTCTACCGTTAAACCACTTTTGGTAAAGCCCAATAAAGCTTGTTGTAGCTTGGCTCTTAGCTGGTCGGTTGCTTGGTCTCTCTTGCGCAACACTTCTTCTACCTCTTTTAATCGTTGCTCACGCTTAGCCAAGTCGCCAGTTAATTTATTAATCTCCGATGAGCTGTTGGTTCTAAGTTTACTATAATTTGCATCCAACTCTAGGTAACGATCGTTAAGCGCTGCTAGTTTACCATTTAGGGTTGCCGTATCTGCCTGTAAACGCTTTATACGTTGTTCTAAACTTTCATTATTTAGCTGCGCATCGTTCCAGCCGGTATTTAGCGAGTCTTGTTTTGCCAATAACGACTTGTACTTTTTTGTAGAAAGCACCACACAAGAACTTAGCGTTGCGGTTACCAAAAATAGAGCGAATAGAAGATTTAGTTTTTTCATTACTGTTTATTTATTGAGATACTGCTTTGCGCAAAAATAAAACGAAAGGCTGAATAGTTTTGAAAGCAGTTATTAACTTATCAACGATATTATTTTTATAAAAATCATCTTCCTTTAATGGATAAATAGAAATAAAACTCTTAAGTCTAAGGTATTCAATCATAGGATGATCTATTTCATAGCCTTTTGGAGCTTTTTTTAGAGAGTCCTCTTTACTTAAAGAAAATATTTTTTGGTAGTCTTTGTCATTGATGATTTCTAAAAACTCATCGCCATTGTAGTCAATTTCTTCTCTTATACTTTTAACTATTTTGCTTTCGGGCATCCAAAAACCTACACCAAAAAAGCAGTTTCTAGGTTCTAAATGTAAATAATAAGCTGGTGTACTTGGCCCATAACCTTTTACGTCGAAAGCAATTCCGTAGTTTTTCTTATAAGGATCTTTGTTTAAGCTAAACCTCACATCTCTATAAATTCTGAGCAAACACTTTTTAGGTTCGGTATCTGCAGAAAACTCCGGATCTATAGCTGCTAATTCTTTGATTAATGGAGAAATAAAAGCAAATAAATCCAGCTTGGCTTCTTCATAACGGAATTTGTTTAGGGCAAACCATTCGCGGTTATTATTTTCCGCTAATTCTCGAAGAAAATCGAAAGTTGTTTTTTTCAGCATAAATAATCACATTAGCAATCGCTACCAATGTAGTGAATTAATATGTTTTTCTGTAAAATTTAATGGATTTTAACAGTAGAGATTAGGCTACATCTGGTTTTTTACGATAGCTCGTATACCAAATTGTACCCACTACTCCAGCTAATAAGAACGGTGCTGCCAACAAGTACAAAACACCCGAGTTTAGTCCCTTGGTTTGGGTATTGCCATTTTTAACGCCCATTTCGGCATTGGCAGTGCACATGGCACATTGCGCATTAGCTTTTGGAGCTAAAGCAATTGTTGCCATAAAGAAAAGTAAAACAGCTAGTACTTTTTTCATAGTGCAAAGGTACTGATAAAGTTTAAGAGCTTGTTAAGCTTAAGAAACAAAAATCTTTCATTTTATTTACTAATGTAAATAATATGGCGAAATCATTACATAAACAATAACCCCTGTTACTGCCACATACAACCAAATTGGAAAAGTAATTTTGGCAATTTTGCGATGCTTATCAAAACGCTCAGCTAAGGCTCGCACATACGTAACTAAAACAAAAGGAATGATGATTACCGATAGACAGATATGCGTGATTAAAATGAAGTAATAAACATATTTGATGGCTCCTTCGCCACCAAACTTGGTAGAATCAGACGTCATGTGATAGGCTACGTACATTCCCAAAAACAAAACAGATAGTAGAATAGCAAACTTCATTAAATTTTCGTGCAGCTTACGTTTGCCATTTTTGATAGCCCAAACCGCTACAACCAGTACAACTGCAGTGAGGCCATTTATAGTGGCATAAATTGGCGGCAAGAAGCTCAAGGGCTTTACGTCATAACCCAGTTTCCTTAAGTTAACCCCAAACAACAAAGCCACTACCAACGGAATAGCAACCGAAAGAATTACAATCCACTTGTTATATTTTTGTTCAACTGTTTTTTCTACGTGGTTCATTTTAAATCTCTAACTTGATATCCCAAAAACTTATTTTGACTTTTGACTTTTGACTTTTGACTTTTGACTTTTGACTTCCAACTTCCATCTCACACCTTTTACCTTTGAATTCTACCTGCCGTCTTTCATATTTCTCAACTCTTCGGCAATTAGCACTTTAATTTCATCGTCTAATTTAGAAAGCGCTTCGTGATTATTAGCATCGTAAAAACCTCTAATCCTATGATGACTATCTAGCAATACGATTTTATGGCTATATATCACTTTCTCAACAGGTGTTTTAACTTCAATCACATCTAGCAACAAATCTTTCCTAACCATGGCATAAACAGCGGTAGTATCTCCGCTCAATAAATCCCATTTATTGGGTTTTGCTTGTAACAACCTTGCTGTTTCTGCCAGTTGCTCCTTGTTATCAGACGGGTCTACGCTAATGCTTGCAAAATGAACCAAGTTATTATTTTGATACGTTTTGTTGAACTTTTTAAATTCGGTAAAAATAGCTCTTGAACCATCCGTTTGAACATGACTATACAATAGGTTCAAGACCATGATCTTTCCTCTCCAACTATCTAAGGTAACGGTGTCCCCATTTTGATTAGTTAAAGAGAAATTACTTACGGAATGATAAATTGTATCTGGTATTTGCTTACCCCTTACCGAATGGAAGGTAGAAGCAACTTGTTTAGGACCAAAAATAGCCAAGGGTCTGTACCTATTTTTTCCCTGATCCTGAAGTAAATAATATAAAAATCCTGGCATCACTAATATGGCTGCCAGGATTAATATGGTTGAAATCTTCTTTTTGCTAGAACTTGCGTTCATTATATTTATTAATGATGAGAAGTACCGCTATTTTTATAAACTGGGTGTTCCTGTAAATGATTCAATAGGTAACCTCCCTCAATTAGCATCAATACAATAAAATAAATGATAAAGATGAATACAATTGAGCAGCAAATAATAAAGCTTTTCTTTTCGAACTTTAAATGCATAAAGAAAGCAACAATGTAGTATGCCTTAATTAAGGTAAGTACAACATAAAAAGCGTACAAAGCTGGGCCCTTTGCAACAATATGCCAGTGGTGTACAAACCCTAGAGCTACTAAAAACTCTACCGCTGTAATTGCTAAAAGGATACCAAATACTTGCCAAATTTGCTTTACTCCCATTCCTTCGCCATGTGCATGAGCGTCGTGAGTATCTAATGTATGATCGTGATGTGCCATTATCTTAAATAAATTTTATTAGGTAATTAGATTAAATAGAAGAAGGTAAATACGAATACCCACACCAAATCTACGAAGTGCCAGTACAAACCAACTTTTTCAATCATTAAATAACTTCCTCTTTTCTCGAAAGTATTATTCAACACCATAAATAAAATGATGATGTTTAAAATGATACCTACCGTTACGTG from Pedobacter sp. SL55 includes these protein-coding regions:
- a CDS encoding SCO family protein produces the protein MNASSSKKKISTILILAAILVMPGFLYYLLQDQGKNRYRPLAIFGPKQVASTFHSVRGKQIPDTIYHSVSNFSLTNQNGDTVTLDSWRGKIMVLNLLYSHVQTDGSRAIFTEFKKFNKTYQNNNLVHFASISVDPSDNKEQLAETARLLQAKPNKWDLLSGDTTAVYAMVRKDLLLDVIEVKTPVEKVIYSHKIVLLDSHHRIRGFYDANNHEALSKLDDEIKVLIAEELRNMKDGR
- a CDS encoding OmpA family protein, with translation MKKLNLLFALFLVTATLSSCVVLSTKKYKSLLAKQDSLNTGWNDAQLNNESLEQRIKRLQADTATLNGKLAALNDRYLELDANYSKLRTNSSSEINKLTGDLAKREQRLKEVEEVLRKRDQATDQLRAKLQQALLGFTKSGLTVEVKNGKVYVSLTDKLLFPSGSIIIDENGKKALTQLAEVLKQQPEINIAVEGHTDSQRINNLGQIKDNWDLSVLRATSVVRFLTDEQKVESVRMTATGKGQFQPLAENTTAEGRSKNRRIEIVLSPKLDELYDLIKQ
- a CDS encoding cytochrome C oxidase subunit IV family protein, which translates into the protein MAHHDHTLDTHDAHAHGEGMGVKQIWQVFGILLAITAVEFLVALGFVHHWHIVAKGPALYAFYVVLTLIKAYYIVAFFMHLKFEKKSFIICCSIVFIFIIYFIVLMLIEGGYLLNHLQEHPVYKNSGTSHH
- a CDS encoding DUF2461 domain-containing protein — protein: MLKKTTFDFLRELAENNNREWFALNKFRYEEAKLDLFAFISPLIKELAAIDPEFSADTEPKKCLLRIYRDVRFSLNKDPYKKNYGIAFDVKGYGPSTPAYYLHLEPRNCFFGVGFWMPESKIVKSIREEIDYNGDEFLEIINDKDYQKIFSLSKEDSLKKAPKGYEIDHPMIEYLRLKSFISIYPLKEDDFYKNNIVDKLITAFKTIQPFVLFLRKAVSQ
- a CDS encoding DUF420 domain-containing protein yields the protein MNHVEKTVEQKYNKWIVILSVAIPLVVALLFGVNLRKLGYDVKPLSFLPPIYATINGLTAVVLVVAVWAIKNGKRKLHENLMKFAILLSVLFLGMYVAYHMTSDSTKFGGEGAIKYVYYFILITHICLSVIIIPFVLVTYVRALAERFDKHRKIAKITFPIWLYVAVTGVIVYVMISPYYLH